TGGCAATCAAAGGATTAGGCGGATTCCACCTGTGCTGTGACGCTGGAAACGATCGTGCGGTCCGGCGCCTGCGCCGGCTGAAGGGCAGAGACCGAAAACCATTCGCTTTGATGGTGGAAAGCCTGACCGCAGTAAAAAAAATCTGCCATCTCCCGGCCGGTGCTGCCAGGCTTCTGCGCTCTCCGGCAGCGCCGATCGTCCTTTTACCAAAGCGCAAGCATACAAAAACCAGACTCTCACCACTGATTGCACCTCATAACCCAGCCTATGGTGTGTTTCTGCCCTATACACCACTGCACCTTCTGATCTTTAAATCATTGAAAAAATATCATGTTAAACTGCCGGTGCTGATCATGACCAGCGCCAATTTCAGTGAAGAGCCCATTGCCGCATCCGAGGATGAGCTTTTCAGTCGCAGCGAACCCTTGTTTGACTTTGTGCTCACGCACAACCGGGAAATTGCCAACCGGTGTGACGATTCAGTGCTCCAGGCTGAAACTGCCGGTTCAATCATGGTCCGCCGTTCGCGCGGGTACACCCCCAAGCCGTTACACCTGAGCCGGATGTTTCACGTGAAACACCCGACACTGGCGATAGGTGCGGACAGCAAAAACAGCTTTGTCCTCGCTGCCGGAGAAAGGGTTTATGCCGGACCCCACATCGGAGAACTGGGAACTGCTGCAGCAGAGGATTTTTTTCTCGGGGCACTGAAACGGCTCATCGAGTGGACCGGAATCAAACCGGCAAGGGTGGTCTGCGACCTGCATCCGGATTACAGCTCGGTCCGGCTGGCAGAAACTCTAAGCAGAAGATTCCAGCTCCCGCTCAAACGGGTTCAGCATCATTATGCCCATATCCTTTCGGTAATGGCAGAACATGGTCTGCGCGGTCCGGTGCTTGGGCTGGCAGCTGATGGCACCGGCTACGGGCTGGACCGGGCAATCTGGGGTTGTGAGTTTCTGCTGATAAACCCGGACCGGACCTGGAAAAGGCTGGGCCATCTCGCCTACCTGCGTCATGGTGCGGGCGCCGGCTATCTGGCTGACCCGGTTCAGGTGGCGGCGAGCTATCTCCTTCAGTCCGGAATTGAAATGGGTGCGCTCCGGAGCCTGGGGCTGCGAGTTTCATCGGCGCCTGCACATGCACCGGTTATAACCTCAAGTCTGGGGCGTCTGTTTGATGCGGTAGCAGCAATTACCGGTGTCTGCCGGCAGGCGACATTTGAAGGTGAGGCGGCAATTGCCCTGGAGAGTGAGGCATTAACTGCAGGCACTACAGCCGGATTAAAATTGGGAGAAATTGATCCGCTGAGTTTTGACCAGGAGATGCTGCTGGTCGATCCCTGTCCTATAATTAGAACGGTCTTTCAGCTGATTTGCTCAGGAATTCCGGCAGGAAAGGTGTCGCTGTGGTTCCATCAGACACTGGTCCGGACATTTCATCAGGCACTGACCCGGCTGGCAAAGCTTAATCAGATCAGGACGATCTGTCTTTCCGGCGGCAGTTTTCAAAACCGGCTGTTGCGTCAGGAGCTGGTGCACAAATTGCGCGCTTCCGGTTTCAGCGTATATCACAACCAGGAGTTTCCCTTAAATGATGGCGGCATTGCCCTGGGTCAGGCGGTTGCTCTTGATTGAATTTTTTGAAAAATTTTATCAATTTTGGCGTTAAAATTCTTGACACCAGCAGGAGCAGAGATAGTATATTTACTAATCTGAAGTAAAACTGGCGGATTGCTGTGGAAACTTTGAGCACCTGCTTTCTATGTTATTTTATGTCCGCATTTTACGAAGTGGGTATGTGTGGAAAAACATGTGGATAAATATGAAGAAAATTTGTGGTTTTCTGGTCTATGAGTGCAGGAGTTGAAACCATTTGGGGATCGGTTCTTGATTTGCTGAAAACAAGGGTTGCGCCCGAGGCGTTTGACGCCTGGTTGAAACCGACGACCCTTGTTGAGTGGGCTGATGGGGTTGTCCGGATTGGCGTGCCCAACAGCTTTTTCTGTGACTGGCTTCAGCACCATTACCTCGCTGATCTGCTCCTGGCATTAAAAGAGATTACCGGCAGAAGCCTCCGGGTTGAATTTGTCGTTACCGGGCAACCGGCATCTGAACCGCCGGCAAAACCACCAGAGCAGCTGTCGTCACCAGTTCAAACCCCGCCCTACCGGCTGCGGTCGCGCTACACCTTTGATACCTTCATTGTGGGCGAGGGCAACCGTCTTGCCTGCGCCGCAGCAAAAAATGTTGCCCAGAACCTGGGGCGGGCTTATAACCCGCTGTTTATTTACGGCGGAGTCGGACTGGGCAAGACCCATCTGCTGCAGGCAATCGGCAATGCCGCACTGACAATCTATCCGGGCCTCAGGTTCTGCTACACACCTGCCGAAGCCCTGTTTCTGGAGCTGATTCAGGCGATCGGGAAAAACACCCGGGTGGAGTTTAAGAACAAATACCGCGGGCTGGACCTCCTGCTGCTTGATGACATCCATTACCTCGTGGGCAAGGAAAGTCTCCAGGAAGAAATCTTTTATACCTTTAATGCGCTTCAGGATGCGGGCAGTCAGGTTGTATTTACCAGTGACCGACCGCCCAAGGACATCCCCACGCTCCAGGAGCGCCTGATTTCCCGGCTCGGCAGCGGGCTGGTTGTTGATATCCAGCCACCGGATCTGGAAACCCGGGTGGCAATTCTGCTGCAGAAGGCAAAACTGGAGAACTTCAACCTGTCCGAGGAGATTGCGGTTTATATTGCTGCCCGGGTCCGTTCCAATATCCGCACCCTTGAGGCAACGCTCGTACGCCTGATCGCGCTCCATTCACTGACCGGCAGAGCCTTGGACACCAAGCTTGCCGATGAGGCGCTTAAGGATCTGGTCCTGCCTGAACAGCCGCTTGATGCCCAGCGGATCATCAACGCCGTCGCAGAACATTTTCAGGTGCCGGTCGCAGACATCAAGAGCCCGATCCGCACCAAGCGGGTAGCACTTGCCCGGCAGACCACAATGTATCTGTTGCGCCATCTTCTGAACCTCTCGCTTAAGGATATAGGTTTCCTCATCGGGGGGAAGGACCACACGACCGTAATGCACGCCTTGGAAAAAATCACCGAGCTGAAAAACCGTGATCCCGCCTTTGCCTCAACTCTTGATAAGCTCTGCCGCGAACTGAGCAGCTAAAACCCTACCGGGGAAAAACCGGTGGACAACATGGTTGAAAAAGAAAGTGTCTGCTATCTATTAACATTAAACAACATTTCCACTCTCATATAATCCACATAACCAGATTTAGCTAATTATCTGAAATAATTATATATTAAATCATTGAACCCGAAATCCACAACCACAACATATACAACAGATAATAAAATACAAATAAGCTGTTGTATATTTTTTATAAGACATCTATTTTTAAATATACATTAAATTACGATGTTTTTTGTTGACAGCTGTATTTTGTTTTTGTATAATATAATAATATGACTCACCTGTTTCTGCTCATTATCACTGTATTCTGGCCCGTGCCACCAGAGAATCAGGTACATCCGCTGGGAAACAACTGGGGTGAGTTCCAGGATTATGGCGGTGGTGCCTATTTTCATAACGGGATTGACATCCTGACACCGGACACCTCCGGGGTTGAAGTGCGGGCGGTGGCTCCGGGCTGGGTCAAGGCGTGGGGCACAATTCAGGCGGAACTGCATTACCGGATTGCGGTTTGTGATTCACCCCTGACCTTTACCGGCAGGGCGGAAGGCTGGCTTTATGCTCATATTGACCCCAACCGTTACCACAAGAATCTCGGTGATCCGGTTGCGGCAGGGGATATTATCGGTTATCTGGTTGCCTGGCCGGTTGACTCATCTTTTGACCACATTCACTTTGCGCGGATTTCTGATACCGGAGCGACCTGGCAGCGGTTTCCCAGCCCGACCTGGTGGTTTGTGCAGAATCCACTTTTGGTGTTGAATCCCAATACCGATCTTGAACCGCCGGTATTTGAAAATGCCCGTGCCGGCTGGCGCTTTGCCTTCTGCCGGGACAATCAGAACAACCGTTATCTTCACCCGGATTCGCTCAATGGTGATGTGGATATCATTGCCCGGATTTTTGACCGCACCGGTTTTTCTTCAGGCAGTCAGATCTGGGACCGGCTGGCACCTTATCAGATTGAATACATGATCCGCCGCGAGGACGGGCTGGTGGTTGTACCCTGGACTTTATCGGTGCAGTTTTCCAATCTGCTTGACGGCGGACTGGTCAATGTTGTTTATAAAACTGATAATGTCTGCCGATCCCGGGGTGATTATTCCTCACGCCAGTACTATTTTATTATTACCAATACCGACGGTGATTCAGTTATCGAAGCAACTGACACTGCGGGCCGGTGGTCAACCGCCCTGCTCGGTGATGCCGGCTACTGGGTGATTGTGCGGGCGGCCGATGTTGCGGGTAATATTACTGTTGACTCCATGCTTGTCCACACCCGGAATGGCGTCGGCGTTAATGAGCTGGCCGGGGTCGATGTACCGCCGGTCTTTAATGTCGTCCCGATCCTTGCTTCCGGACGGACCGGGCTGATGGTGAGGCTTGTCCGACCGGCGCCGGTTAAGCTCCGGCTTATTGACCCTGCCGGCCGGGTCGTTCAGGCGCTGGACTGCGGTCAAATGGATTGCGGCATTCACCGGCTGGAGCTGAAGCCGGTTGAGCCCGGGGTTTACAATCTTGAGATTACTACCGGTCGCTTCCGCCGGTTTTCCCGGCTCATAATAACCGGTTGAACTTACTTGAAACTTGAAAAATTTTTGGTAGTCTAATTATTGAGGGCACGTAGGCCCGGTACACTACAACGGCTCGGTCAACAGAATTGCCGCGTAACTGGACCTACCGTGACCCTCACCAAATTTAAAGAAAAGCCGGCACACAGGTGCCGGCTCACTGTTTTTAGGTCGGTGTTACTCCAGGAAGATGATGTTGCGCTTGGCGCACATCTCCTTGAGCACCCTGGGCCAGACGGTAACCGAAACCTCGCCCAGCGATGCGGTGCGCAGCAGATACATATAGGTGCGCGACTGACCGATACCACCACCGATTGAAAGCGGTACCCGGTCGTTCATAATCGCCTGATGATAGGGGAGTTTCAGGAAATGTTCCTGTCCTGCCATTTTCAGCTGCTTGACCAGCGTTTCCTTGGTCACCCTGATGCCCATTGAGGTCAGTTCATGCCGGCGCCGGGTAACCGGGTTCCAGACAAGGATGTCGCCGTTCAGTCCGTGGGTCTCCTTGCCGGTCCAGTGGGAGGTGTCGGTGATCCAGTCATCATAATCGGCCGCCCGCATTTCATGGGGCAGACCATCCTTGAGCGGATAGCCGATACCGATGATGAAGACCGCCGGCGCCACTTCCTGCAGCAGTCTGGTCTCCCGCTGTTTGCGGGGGAGGTCCGGATAGCGCTCAAGGATTTCCTCGGCGTGGATGAACATCAGCTCTTCCGGAATTGGCGGATATTTATCAGTCCGCAGTGCCGGAAATTTTTCCTGCACCAGGTGCGCAGCACCAACAATCACCTTCCAGATTTTTCTTACGGTGTCCTTGAGATATTCGAGATTGCGGTCTTCGGCGGTGATTGCTTTCTCCCAGTCCCACTGGTCAACATAGGAGGAGTGATCGTGATCAAGGAAGTAGTCCTTGCGTACCGCCCGCATATCTGTGCAGATCCCTTCGCCAACCCTGCAGCCGAACTGGGCAAGGGCAAGCCGCTTCCACTTGGTGGCTGCCTGAACAATCTGGGCGTTGATGCGCGGTGAGATGCCGAGTCCGCAGGGGAATTCAACCGGAGTGCGCGAGCCGTCGCGGTCCAGGTAGTCATTGACCCCGGACTCCCGCTCCACAATCAACGGCACCTGCACCATATGAAGATTGAGCTCGCGGCACAGGTTTTTCTCAATAT
This is a stretch of genomic DNA from candidate division WOR-3 bacterium. It encodes these proteins:
- the hypF gene encoding carbamoyltransferase HypF yields the protein MAKRLGIRGTVTNTRAGVTILAQGKGAARLLEHLKKHPPRLALISEIRARTVRKPPFSGFNIVPSSITPGKPGVEVLPDLATCSVCKRELADPHNRRYFYPFINCTQCGPRYTIILQLPYDRERTTMRSFQMCEECRQEYLSLKNRRFHAEPIACPKCGPAVQLLNKKRKPVAGDPIDEAARLILSGKILAIKGLGGFHLCCDAGNDRAVRRLRRLKGRDRKPFALMVESLTAVKKICHLPAGAARLLRSPAAPIVLLPKRKHTKTRLSPLIAPHNPAYGVFLPYTPLHLLIFKSLKKYHVKLPVLIMTSANFSEEPIAASEDELFSRSEPLFDFVLTHNREIANRCDDSVLQAETAGSIMVRRSRGYTPKPLHLSRMFHVKHPTLAIGADSKNSFVLAAGERVYAGPHIGELGTAAAEDFFLGALKRLIEWTGIKPARVVCDLHPDYSSVRLAETLSRRFQLPLKRVQHHYAHILSVMAEHGLRGPVLGLAADGTGYGLDRAIWGCEFLLINPDRTWKRLGHLAYLRHGAGAGYLADPVQVAASYLLQSGIEMGALRSLGLRVSSAPAHAPVITSSLGRLFDAVAAITGVCRQATFEGEAAIALESEALTAGTTAGLKLGEIDPLSFDQEMLLVDPCPIIRTVFQLICSGIPAGKVSLWFHQTLVRTFHQALTRLAKLNQIRTICLSGGSFQNRLLRQELVHKLRASGFSVYHNQEFPLNDGGIALGQAVALD
- the dnaA gene encoding chromosomal replication initiator protein DnaA, producing MSAGVETIWGSVLDLLKTRVAPEAFDAWLKPTTLVEWADGVVRIGVPNSFFCDWLQHHYLADLLLALKEITGRSLRVEFVVTGQPASEPPAKPPEQLSSPVQTPPYRLRSRYTFDTFIVGEGNRLACAAAKNVAQNLGRAYNPLFIYGGVGLGKTHLLQAIGNAALTIYPGLRFCYTPAEALFLELIQAIGKNTRVEFKNKYRGLDLLLLDDIHYLVGKESLQEEIFYTFNALQDAGSQVVFTSDRPPKDIPTLQERLISRLGSGLVVDIQPPDLETRVAILLQKAKLENFNLSEEIAVYIAARVRSNIRTLEATLVRLIALHSLTGRALDTKLADEALKDLVLPEQPLDAQRIINAVAEHFQVPVADIKSPIRTKRVALARQTTMYLLRHLLNLSLKDIGFLIGGKDHTTVMHALEKITELKNRDPAFASTLDKLCRELSS
- a CDS encoding aspartate--ammonia ligase, which translates into the protein MLKKKAKKTVKKVAKKPAAKKAPKKTAARKKPGRKVNLLDQKRADLAGPGVGTYEEVEKVLPNDYRPLLPPLQRMDALFAVKEYIEKNLCRELNLHMVQVPLIVERESGVNDYLDRDGSRTPVEFPCGLGISPRINAQIVQAATKWKRLALAQFGCRVGEGICTDMRAVRKDYFLDHDHSSYVDQWDWEKAITAEDRNLEYLKDTVRKIWKVIVGAAHLVQEKFPALRTDKYPPIPEELMFIHAEEILERYPDLPRKQRETRLLQEVAPAVFIIGIGYPLKDGLPHEMRAADYDDWITDTSHWTGKETHGLNGDILVWNPVTRRRHELTSMGIRVTKETLVKQLKMAGQEHFLKLPYHQAIMNDRVPLSIGGGIGQSRTYMYLLRTASLGEVSVTVWPRVLKEMCAKRNIIFLE